From Toxorhynchites rutilus septentrionalis strain SRP chromosome 2, ASM2978413v1, whole genome shotgun sequence, a single genomic window includes:
- the LOC129769895 gene encoding uncharacterized protein LOC129769895, whose protein sequence is MNIATKTGLIASPRKHIVRPKKDFDPAILAPCAITRQVPLALRPFGGLYNPYSKGCSVLCNHPAAQEVKNVVRLAKDAWITEARIVHNEKLGRKGENKRTLSKDSDLPEHVPEEFFRRYTDTDSRPLTPTPTVASGRTRASVGGSHLTRRCVTPEPQTQNLQERKQLILDLRRSHSQETLYWNASSELSPSQLQDPSWMQHHSQIPPTVDEEQALGEGPESDKEGKPTPMTCINAMEDGEEDPPRRRGKRRKKSKLLAQTISFTANQDPETQVATIDPDSPNYSARPSLVPTGRSLLSSAETPPRVCAEEPVEYVECFLDDEALSLLRRGLNIDIVETVFDRYKSRAMREAFRTATTDKLNFQTRAVKQLEETLDIHDIDHEKWIDLPRKFSRSSARFELPMDTRTLSIMTPIEYLKRHVVLGDDRKKLYHRIFVRNLPSEDGRSIQESHDSDSIPETEIHHPQESFRNLLADVTRVIPMANFDKAMHEVLGFHGTPDKIFEIRELLELNYEYYQEIPIDFRSWCGIVAFAERYIITQDRDNDPCHELETVDFESLERRIRSSKPSENLCTVLHIIKSN, encoded by the exons ATGAATATCGCCACGAAAACCGGCCTCATCGCCAGCCCCCGGAAGCACATTGTCCGTCCGAAGAAGGACTTCGACCCGGCCATCCTGGCCCCATGTGCGATCACCCGTCAAGTGCCACTGGCGCTACGCCCCTTCGGTGGACTGTACAATCCGTACTCCAAGGGCTGCTCCGTTCTGTGCAATCATCCGGCCGCCCAGGAGGTCAAAAATGTTGTCCGTCTAGCTAAGGACGCTTGGATCACCGAGGCCCGCATCGTCCACAACGAAAAGTTGGGCCGGAAGGGTGAAAACAAACGCACCCTGTCCAAAGATTCCGACCTGCCGGAGCACGTGCCGGAAGAGTTCTTCCGGCGGTACACGGACACGGACTCCCGCCCGCTGACTCCAACTCCGACCGTAGCTAGCGGGCGCACTCGAGCGAGTGTGGGTGGATCCCACCTGACACGACGCTGTGTCACTCCGGAACCCCAGACGCAGAACTTGCAAGAACGTAAGCAGCTGATACTGGACCTGCGCCGAAGTCACAGTCAGGAGACTCTGTACTGGAATGCTTCATCGGAACTGTCCCCGAGTCAGCTCCAGGATCCTTCCTGGATGCAGCATCACAGCCAGATACCTCCGACGGTCGACGAAGAGCAAGCACTTGGGGAGGGGCCAGAATCGGACAAAGAGGGCAAGCCTACTCCAATGACCTGTATCAACGCTATGGAGGATGGCGAAGAAGACCCGCCGAGAAGGCGGGGCAAGCGAAGGAAGAAGTCCAAGTTGTTGGCGCAGACGATTAGCTTCACCGCCAATCAGGATCCGGAGACTCAGGTGGCGACGATAGATCCGGACTCGCCGAACTACTCGGCGCGACCTTCGCTAGTACCGACCGGGCGCAGTCTACTGAGCTCGGCCGAGACACCTCCGAGAGTATGCGCTGAAGAGCCCGTGGAGTACGTTGAGTGCTTCCTGGATGATGAGGCCTTGAGTTTACTGAGGCGTGGTCTGAACATCGACATCGTGGAAACGGTTTTTGACAGATAC AAATCACGAGCGATGCGGGAAGCCTTCCGAACTGCCACAACGGATAAGTTGAACTTCCAAACAAGGGCGGTTAAACAACTGGAGGAAACGCTGGACATTCACGACATAGATCACGAGAAGTGGATCGATCTACCGCGCAAATTTTCCAGATCTTCGGCACGTTTTGAGCTACCGATGGACACGCGAACACTTTCGA TAATGACACCGATTGAGTACCTCAAGCGTCACGTCGTGCTCGGGGACGACCGGAAGAAGTTGTACCACCGGATATTCGTTCGCAACCTGCCGAGCGAGGATGGGAGATCGATCCAGGAGTCGCATGACAGCGACTCGATTCCGGAGACGGAGATTCACCACCCGCAGGAAAGCTTTCGCAATCTGTTGGCCGATGTGACGCGCGTCATTCCGATGGCGAACTTTGACAAAGCGATGCACGAAGTGCTGGGATTTCACGGAACGCCGGACAAGATTTTCGAGATCAGAGAGCTGCTGGAGTTGAACTACGAGTATTATCAGGAGATTCCGATCGATTTTCGCTCGTGGTGTGGAATTGTGGCCTTCGCGGAGCGGTACATCATTACGCAGGATCGGGATAATGATCCCTGTCATGAG CTGGAGACTGTTGATTTCGAATCGCTGGAGCGGAGGATTCGTTCCTCGAAGCCTTCGGAGAACTTGTGCACAGTGCTGCATATTATTAAGAGCAATTAA